Proteins from one Halovivax limisalsi genomic window:
- a CDS encoding TIGR00296 family protein yields MSQGQGVELSYEDGARAVELAREAVEAFVRHGQREHPGSMREAFYERTGAFVRLESTRGRGSLRGCAGGYRTDDQLGHVIVDSAIEAASEDSCGSEVTPTELDNLTVSVCAVRSILLTDDPLSDLDLGRHGVAIEGRGQGGWLYPTVPVEHGWSEREYLDRTCRKAGLPPTAWQDEDVGVTLFEGHVFRERASDGSIEEL; encoded by the coding sequence ATGTCCCAGGGACAGGGCGTCGAGCTTTCCTACGAGGACGGCGCACGGGCCGTCGAGCTCGCACGCGAAGCTGTCGAAGCGTTCGTTCGACACGGGCAGCGAGAACATCCGGGTAGCATGCGCGAGGCGTTCTACGAGCGCACCGGCGCGTTCGTCCGCCTCGAGTCGACCCGCGGCCGCGGCAGCCTCAGGGGCTGTGCCGGCGGCTATCGGACGGACGACCAGCTCGGCCACGTCATCGTCGACTCGGCGATCGAGGCCGCGAGCGAGGACTCCTGCGGCTCGGAGGTGACCCCGACCGAACTCGACAACCTGACCGTCTCGGTCTGTGCCGTCCGGAGCATCCTGCTGACCGACGACCCACTGTCGGACCTCGATCTCGGTCGCCACGGCGTCGCGATCGAGGGTCGCGGCCAGGGCGGCTGGCTCTACCCGACGGTCCCCGTCGAACACGGCTGGAGCGAGCGCGAGTACCTCGATCGCACCTGCCGCAAGGCGGGCCTGCCCCCGACCGCCTGGCAGGACGAGGACGTCGGCGTCACGCTCTTCGAGGGCCACGTCTTCCGCGAGCGGGCCTCCGACGGGAGTATCGAGGAACTCTAG
- a CDS encoding nicotinate phosphoribosyltransferase yields the protein MTTPFGTVPAEAIRNGRATDAYFERTRETLEHADRNPRVVAEVTADQFPTGAFEVLTGVAEAARLFEGRGVDVDALPDGTLFDGGPVMRIEGPYLEFAELETALLGLLSQPSGFATAALECRLAAPESTVLSFGARHLHPALGSVVERAALVAGLDGFSHVAAGEMLGREAGGTMPHALMFCFGEGNQAEAWRAFDAAVPEDTPRIALTDTFWDEVSESLLAAATLGDALDGVRLDTTGSRRGDFRHIVCEVRWELDARGHEDVDIFLSGGLGPTQLRALRDVADGFGVGSAVTSADPIDFALDIVSVDGEAVSKRGKLSGVKDVYRTPEGGHHVTLADGDGPDDGESLLEPLVRDGEIVREFDLEGATGRCLADAERVGFGEKPDE from the coding sequence ATGACGACTCCGTTCGGTACCGTTCCGGCCGAGGCCATCCGGAACGGGCGAGCGACCGACGCCTACTTCGAGCGCACACGCGAAACGCTCGAGCACGCCGACCGAAACCCGCGCGTGGTCGCGGAGGTGACCGCCGACCAGTTCCCGACCGGCGCCTTCGAGGTCCTCACCGGCGTCGCCGAGGCCGCGCGCCTTTTCGAGGGCCGCGGGGTGGACGTCGACGCGCTCCCCGACGGGACGCTGTTCGACGGCGGCCCCGTCATGCGTATCGAGGGGCCGTATCTCGAATTCGCCGAGCTGGAGACCGCCCTGCTCGGCCTCCTCTCCCAGCCCAGCGGGTTCGCGACGGCCGCCCTCGAGTGTCGGCTGGCAGCTCCCGAGTCGACGGTCCTCTCCTTCGGGGCCCGCCACCTCCACCCGGCGCTCGGATCGGTCGTCGAACGCGCCGCGCTGGTGGCCGGCCTCGACGGCTTCTCACACGTCGCCGCGGGCGAAATGCTGGGCCGGGAGGCGGGCGGGACGATGCCCCACGCGCTCATGTTCTGCTTCGGCGAGGGCAACCAGGCCGAGGCCTGGCGGGCGTTCGACGCGGCCGTCCCGGAGGACACCCCGCGGATCGCGCTGACCGACACGTTCTGGGACGAGGTGTCGGAGTCCCTGCTGGCCGCGGCAACGCTGGGCGACGCCCTCGACGGCGTCCGCCTCGACACGACCGGCTCTCGACGCGGCGACTTCCGCCACATCGTCTGCGAGGTGCGCTGGGAACTCGACGCCCGAGGTCACGAGGACGTCGACATCTTCCTTTCGGGTGGGCTCGGTCCCACCCAGCTCCGCGCCCTGCGCGACGTCGCCGACGGCTTCGGCGTCGGCAGCGCCGTCACGAGCGCGGACCCGATCGACTTCGCCCTCGACATCGTCAGCGTCGACGGCGAGGCCGTCTCCAAGCGCGGCAAGCTCTCGGGCGTCAAGGACGTCTACCGCACCCCCGAAGGTGGGCATCACGTGACGCTGGCCGACGGTGACGGCCCCGACGATGGCGAATCGCTGCTCGAACCGCTCGTCCGCGACGGGGAGATCGTGCGGGAGTTCGATCTCGAGGGGGCGACCGGGCGGTGTCTGGCCGACGCGGAGCGAGTTGGATTCGGTGAGAAGCCGGACGAGTAG
- a CDS encoding ATP-binding protein, producing the protein MTFYDRERELDALETAYESPGHEFYVVYGRRRVGKTELLQEFCADRPHVYFLAAQEAETRQREKFVEQVAEHFDDRVPRIERWDGAFEYLGDKLTSGLVVVIDEFPYLVAENDSLPSYLQSFVDERLRGTDSMFVLCGSSVSTMESEVLGHESPLYGRRTGQIDLQPFSFKQAREVITYDIADAIRSYAVTGGTPMYLTRFDYDESLRENVREQILSPTAVLYNEPEFLLRTELRNPARYMSILEAVATGHTTPNEIAGATGIDSGPLSKYLKTLRRLRLLERDVPVTASPKQSKRSRYRVADEFLRFWFRFVESNRSSIQEAPAVVYDGTIKPTLPDHVATTFEAVCQETVWEGIRRGELAPYSEVGRWWYGEDEIDIVGLAPNDDRILLAECKWTSEPVGRSLVSQLRDNAERVRWGPDTRDEAFAVFSKSGFVDGLTDELDDRWTLFDLSDVDAMLSPNS; encoded by the coding sequence ATGACCTTCTACGATCGGGAGCGTGAACTCGACGCTCTCGAAACGGCGTACGAATCCCCCGGGCACGAGTTCTACGTCGTGTACGGCCGCCGCCGCGTCGGCAAGACCGAACTCCTCCAGGAATTCTGCGCTGATCGGCCCCACGTATATTTCTTGGCGGCCCAGGAGGCAGAAACGCGTCAGCGTGAGAAGTTCGTCGAACAGGTCGCTGAGCACTTCGACGATCGCGTGCCCCGAATTGAGAGGTGGGACGGGGCATTCGAGTATCTCGGCGACAAACTCACCAGCGGACTGGTCGTCGTCATCGACGAATTTCCGTACCTCGTCGCGGAGAATGACTCGCTTCCATCGTATCTCCAGTCGTTCGTCGACGAACGACTCCGGGGCACCGATTCAATGTTCGTCCTCTGCGGATCCAGCGTGAGTACGATGGAGTCCGAGGTACTCGGCCACGAAAGTCCGCTTTACGGCCGTCGAACGGGACAGATCGACCTCCAGCCGTTTTCCTTCAAGCAGGCCCGCGAGGTCATCACGTACGATATCGCGGACGCGATCAGGTCGTACGCCGTCACCGGTGGGACACCGATGTACCTTACCCGCTTCGACTACGACGAGTCCCTCCGCGAGAACGTCCGAGAACAGATTCTCTCCCCGACAGCCGTTCTCTACAACGAACCCGAGTTCCTGTTACGAACCGAGTTGCGCAACCCCGCCAGATACATGAGTATCCTCGAAGCGGTCGCGACGGGACACACGACGCCGAACGAAATCGCCGGCGCGACGGGAATCGATTCGGGACCGCTGTCGAAATATCTCAAGACGCTACGCCGGTTACGATTGCTCGAACGTGACGTCCCCGTGACGGCCTCACCGAAGCAGTCGAAGCGGTCGCGCTACCGCGTCGCCGACGAGTTTCTCCGCTTCTGGTTCCGGTTCGTCGAATCGAATCGGTCCAGCATCCAAGAAGCGCCTGCCGTCGTCTACGACGGAACGATCAAACCGACCCTCCCCGACCACGTCGCCACGACGTTCGAAGCAGTCTGCCAGGAAACCGTGTGGGAGGGCATTCGGCGCGGAGAACTCGCACCCTATTCCGAAGTCGGCCGGTGGTGGTACGGCGAAGACGAGATCGATATCGTCGGACTCGCGCCGAACGACGACCGCATTCTGCTCGCGGAGTGCAAGTGGACGTCCGAACCCGTCGGTCGATCGCTCGTTTCGCAGCTTCGCGACAACGCCGAGCGGGTCCGATGGGGACCGGACACGCGAGACGAGGCGTTTGCCGTGTTCTCGAAAAGCGGGTTCGTCGACGGACTCACCGACGAACTCGATGACCGATGGACGCTGTTCGATCTCTCGGACGTCGACGCAATGCTGTCACCGAACTCATAG